The Nocardia sp. BMG51109 nucleotide sequence GGTCGCACCCGGGGCGGGGAGACCGTCGCGGGCACCGCCGAGGTGCTCGACGAGGCGGGTACGGATCGGGTGCGGGGCGTGATCGGCCGCAAGTACGGCGTGATCGGGACGCTCGCGGTGCAGGGGCACAAGCTGATCCTGGGCAAGGACCGCTCGGTCGGCCTGTCGATCACCCGGCAGGTCCCGGGGGAGTAGCGCGCCCGGCCCGGCTTCGGCGGACTACCCGTCGCGAGGGCCGGGCATGTGGCGAATG carries:
- a CDS encoding PPOX class F420-dependent oxidoreductase, with product MTWNDLAQSKYALLTTYKKDGTAVGAPVWVAPDGDRIVVWTNPKTWKVKRIRRNPSVTLEVCDNRGRTRGGETVAGTAEVLDEAGTDRVRGVIGRKYGVIGTLAVQGHKLILGKDRSVGLSITRQVPGE